The following proteins are encoded in a genomic region of Aliiroseovarius sp. F47248L:
- a CDS encoding SRPBCC family protein, which translates to MKLVIGLLKGFAIVVVALIAIAFLLPSEVSVSRSTVIAAPAEEVFPHVNSMQATEAWSPWLSRDPNVELAYEGPEEGVGNTLRWSSDEPSVGNGIQVITASTPNERVDTAIDFGPQGLANAYFDLQPADGGTLVTWGFDTKLGMNPFARWMGLMFDRWIGADYEKGLANLKALVEGK; encoded by the coding sequence ATGAAACTCGTTATTGGCCTGCTGAAAGGGTTCGCGATTGTCGTGGTCGCCCTGATCGCGATTGCATTTTTGTTGCCGTCGGAAGTGTCGGTCAGTCGTTCAACGGTCATTGCGGCACCGGCCGAGGAAGTGTTCCCCCATGTCAACTCGATGCAAGCCACTGAGGCGTGGTCGCCGTGGTTGTCTCGTGATCCGAATGTAGAGCTTGCTTATGAAGGTCCGGAAGAGGGTGTTGGCAACACGCTTCGCTGGTCGTCAGACGAGCCAAGCGTTGGCAATGGCATTCAAGTGATCACCGCCAGCACCCCGAACGAACGGGTGGATACCGCGATTGATTTTGGGCCTCAGGGTCTTGCGAATGCCTATTTCGATCTGCAACCGGCGGACGGCGGCACATTGGTGACATGGGGTTTTGACACCAAGTTAGGCATGAACCCCTTTGCCCGCTGGATGGGTTTGATGTTCGACCGCTGGATCGGTGCAGACTATGAAAAAGGCCTGGCCAATCTGAAGGCTTTGGTCGAGGGAAAATAG
- the paaK gene encoding phenylacetate--CoA ligase PaaK, whose protein sequence is MKDLTPRKEDLDPIEIASRDEIAATQLERMKWSLKHAYDNVPFYRKSFDDAGVHPDDLHSLSDLAKFPFTVKQDLRDNYPFGLFAVPRGEIARVHASSGTTGQPTVVGYTKNDLKMWATVVARCMRASGLRRGDVLHNAYGYGLFTGGLGVHGGAEELGLTVVPVSGGMTQRQVRLIEDFRADGITVTPSYALSILDEYAKQGLDPRKSPLKVGIFGAEPWTNNMRREIEDAFDMHAVDIYGLSEVIGPGVANECVETKDGLHIWEDHFYPEIINPDTGEVVEDGELGELVFTSLTKEGFPIIRYRTRDLTRLLPGTARSMRRMEKITGRSDDMIILRGVNVFPTQIEEQLMDVPALSPHFQIELIRPGRMDEMHVHVEMAEGAPQEGAEAAARALSAKIKSNVGVSAKVHVADGGKVARSEGKAVRVVDSRPKE, encoded by the coding sequence ATGAAAGACCTGACGCCCCGCAAGGAAGATCTGGATCCGATCGAAATCGCATCCCGCGACGAGATTGCCGCAACCCAACTTGAGCGCATGAAATGGTCGTTGAAACATGCCTACGACAACGTGCCGTTCTATCGCAAAAGTTTTGATGATGCGGGTGTTCATCCGGATGACCTGCACAGCCTGTCCGATCTGGCAAAATTCCCATTCACCGTGAAGCAAGACCTGCGTGACAACTATCCATTTGGCTTGTTTGCCGTGCCGCGTGGTGAAATCGCGCGCGTTCATGCAAGCTCGGGCACCACGGGTCAGCCGACCGTAGTTGGTTACACCAAGAATGATCTGAAAATGTGGGCGACTGTTGTGGCGCGGTGTATGCGCGCCTCGGGTCTGCGGCGCGGCGACGTGCTGCACAATGCCTATGGCTATGGGCTGTTCACCGGCGGTTTAGGCGTTCATGGTGGGGCCGAGGAGTTGGGCCTGACAGTGGTACCGGTGTCAGGAGGTATGACCCAGCGACAGGTGCGCCTGATCGAGGATTTTCGCGCCGACGGCATCACTGTGACGCCATCCTATGCACTGTCCATTCTTGATGAGTATGCCAAGCAAGGGCTGGACCCGCGCAAAAGCCCGCTCAAGGTCGGCATTTTCGGAGCCGAACCTTGGACCAACAACATGCGCCGCGAAATCGAAGATGCGTTCGACATGCATGCGGTCGACATTTATGGGCTATCCGAAGTAATCGGGCCGGGTGTCGCCAATGAATGCGTTGAGACCAAGGACGGTCTACACATTTGGGAGGATCATTTCTATCCCGAAATCATCAACCCAGACACCGGCGAAGTGGTCGAGGATGGCGAACTGGGCGAGTTGGTTTTTACCTCTCTGACCAAAGAAGGCTTCCCGATCATCAGATATCGCACCCGTGATTTGACCCGCCTTCTGCCGGGCACGGCCCGGTCAATGCGACGGATGGAAAAGATTACCGGGCGGTCCGATGACATGATCATTCTGCGCGGCGTCAATGTCTTCCCGACACAGATCGAGGAGCAACTGATGGACGTTCCTGCCCTGAGCCCGCACTTCCAGATCGAACTGATCCGCCCCGGCCGCATGGACGAAATGCATGTGCACGTGGAAATGGCCGAGGGTGCGCCGCAAGAGGGCGCTGAAGCCGCCGCCCGCGCCTTATCAGCCAAGATAAAATCCAACGTGGGTGTCAGCGCCAAGGTGCATGTCGCAGACGGTGGAAAGGTTGCGCGCAGCGAAGGGAAGGCTGTAAGGGTCGTCGACAGCCGACCGAAGGAGTGA
- a CDS encoding DUF2794 domain-containing protein yields MNMQNLTPFPGQGQPADQVVFHRRELGTIMGLYGRMVAAGEWRDYGMSFLREVAVFSVFRRTAETPLYRIEKRPKLRNKQGQYAVIGMDGRILKRGSDLQAVLRVLERKLIRAVD; encoded by the coding sequence ATGAACATGCAAAACCTGACGCCCTTTCCCGGGCAAGGCCAGCCAGCCGACCAAGTTGTCTTTCATCGTAGGGAACTTGGCACCATCATGGGCCTGTATGGGCGCATGGTCGCTGCCGGAGAATGGCGCGACTATGGGATGAGCTTTCTGCGAGAGGTCGCGGTTTTCTCGGTCTTTCGTCGTACGGCGGAAACCCCCCTTTACCGGATCGAAAAACGCCCCAAGCTGCGCAATAAGCAAGGGCAATATGCGGTGATCGGTATGGATGGGCGTATTCTGAAACGTGGCAGCGATCTTCAAGCCGTGCTTAGGGTGTTGGAACGCAAACTGATCCGCGCGGTCGACTAA
- a CDS encoding C40 family peptidase: MDPRVTPANTRVAHESLRGQVDAPVYTKGTWRRISVGVVDILKAPGGPRNRQALWGERVLELEIHDGFAFVRAEKDGYVGYIAAACLTDDAEATHWVSSLGSHLYPAPDMKHHEVDTLSFGARVTIMGAVNRFLETDTGHFVPTAHLSPVGAVRDDVVASAELFLGTPYLWGGNSRAGIDCSGLVQAALLAAGHDCPGDSDMQEMLGTAIADGATLERGDLLFWKGHVALVVDQTRMIHANAYHMAIAYEEIDAGIARIKAQGDGPITARRRL; this comes from the coding sequence ATGGACCCCCGCGTGACCCCCGCCAACACCCGCGTCGCGCATGAGAGCCTGCGCGGTCAGGTTGATGCACCCGTGTATACCAAAGGCACTTGGCGACGAATTTCGGTCGGTGTGGTCGATATCCTGAAAGCACCCGGCGGGCCGCGAAACCGTCAGGCTCTATGGGGCGAACGCGTGCTGGAACTGGAAATCCATGACGGGTTCGCCTTCGTACGAGCCGAGAAAGACGGTTATGTCGGATACATCGCCGCAGCATGCCTTACAGACGACGCCGAGGCCACGCATTGGGTCAGCAGTCTTGGCTCTCACCTGTATCCTGCCCCCGATATGAAACATCACGAAGTTGATACGTTGTCCTTCGGCGCGCGTGTGACAATCATGGGTGCGGTCAACCGGTTCTTGGAAACCGACACCGGACATTTCGTGCCGACGGCGCATCTCAGCCCGGTAGGAGCGGTGCGAGACGATGTTGTTGCCAGTGCGGAGTTGTTTTTAGGGACACCCTACTTGTGGGGTGGCAACTCGCGCGCAGGCATAGATTGTTCGGGTCTGGTGCAGGCGGCCCTTCTGGCAGCAGGCCATGACTGCCCGGGCGACAGCGACATGCAGGAAATGCTGGGCACCGCGATTGCAGATGGTGCAACGCTTGAACGCGGCGACCTTCTATTCTGGAAGGGTCATGTTGCACTGGTCGTCGATCAAACGCGGATGATCCATGCCAACGCTTATCACATGGCCATTGCGTATGAAGAGATTGACGCTGGCATCGCACGGATCAAAGCTCAAGGCGACGGGCCGATCACGGCACGCCGGCGGCTCTGA
- a CDS encoding leucyl aminopeptidase family protein → MTLTFAPETPDAIPLIAIEKGDETVLSALPEPARSWARANGFQGALGEVLVVPDENGVPALALVGNGDEATRGRNRFGMAAARAKLPKGTYRLQHALETTALEEAMLGWLLEGYRFDRYASQKRPEAMIVAPDGIDANRLEVIAAGEALTRDLINTPTEDMGPDQLEQAIAKLAKDHGAKISATTGDALLKDNFPMIHAVGRAADRAPRLIDLRWGNAGPKLTLVGKGVCFDTGGLNLKPGSSMGLMKKDMGGAATVLGLAQMIMSLGLKLQLRVLIPAVENAVAGNAFRPSDILTSRKGLTVEVNNTDAEGRLVLADALALADEETPDLIISMATLTGAARVAVGPDLSPFYATRPADADALRKGAAAAADPVWELPLWKPYETMIEPGIADLDNAPKGGFAGSITAALFLNRFVTDTPRYMHFDIYGWNPTAAPARPKGGVGMGARALLAALPDMLDL, encoded by the coding sequence ATGACACTAACATTTGCCCCCGAAACTCCTGACGCCATCCCATTGATCGCGATCGAAAAAGGTGATGAAACCGTTCTGAGCGCCTTGCCGGAACCCGCACGGTCCTGGGCCCGTGCGAACGGATTTCAGGGCGCATTGGGTGAAGTTCTTGTCGTCCCAGACGAGAACGGCGTACCAGCACTGGCCCTGGTCGGCAACGGAGATGAAGCCACTCGCGGCCGCAACCGCTTTGGCATGGCGGCGGCACGCGCCAAGCTGCCCAAGGGCACCTATCGTCTGCAACACGCGCTGGAGACGACCGCCTTGGAAGAGGCTATGCTTGGCTGGCTTCTGGAAGGTTATCGGTTCGACCGCTATGCCAGCCAGAAACGGCCCGAGGCGATGATCGTCGCACCAGATGGGATCGATGCAAATCGGTTAGAGGTAATCGCGGCAGGCGAAGCGCTGACGCGCGACCTGATCAACACCCCGACCGAGGATATGGGGCCGGATCAACTGGAACAGGCCATCGCTAAGCTTGCCAAGGATCACGGCGCCAAGATTTCTGCAACCACGGGCGATGCGCTGTTGAAAGACAACTTTCCGATGATCCATGCCGTGGGCCGTGCAGCAGACCGCGCACCCCGGCTGATCGACTTGCGCTGGGGGAATGCGGGCCCGAAGCTAACGCTTGTTGGTAAAGGCGTCTGCTTCGATACGGGTGGCCTGAACCTGAAACCCGGTTCGTCCATGGGTCTGATGAAAAAGGATATGGGCGGGGCGGCGACTGTATTGGGTCTGGCACAGATGATCATGTCACTGGGTCTGAAGCTCCAACTTCGAGTACTAATTCCCGCAGTGGAAAACGCGGTCGCAGGCAATGCGTTTCGTCCTAGTGACATCCTGACATCGCGCAAAGGGTTGACGGTCGAGGTGAATAACACCGACGCCGAAGGGCGACTGGTTTTGGCCGATGCGTTGGCCTTGGCGGATGAAGAAACGCCTGACCTGATCATATCGATGGCGACCTTAACCGGGGCCGCACGAGTCGCGGTCGGCCCCGACCTGTCGCCCTTTTATGCGACCCGACCTGCGGATGCCGATGCGCTGCGCAAAGGGGCCGCTGCCGCAGCTGATCCAGTCTGGGAGCTTCCATTGTGGAAGCCATATGAAACCATGATCGAACCCGGTATCGCCGACCTGGACAACGCGCCCAAGGGCGGCTTTGCAGGCTCGATCACCGCGGCATTGTTTCTGAACCGATTTGTCACCGACACTCCGCGCTACATGCATTTCGACATTTATGGCTGGAATCCCACCGCTGCCCCAGCCCGCCCCAAGGGCGGGGTCGGCATGGGTGCGCGGGCGCTGTTGGCGGCGCTTCCTGACATGTTGGATCTGTAA
- the paaI gene encoding hydroxyphenylacetyl-CoA thioesterase PaaI, translating into MTPQDRAERAAKVMWDDDPASQGLGMSLDQIGPGHAVLSMTVRGDMSNGHGICHGGFIFALADSAFAFACNSYNHRVVAQHNSITYLAPGKLGERLVATANETSRAGRSGIYDVTVAGEDGRNVALFRGHSRQISGAHFDENE; encoded by the coding sequence ATGACGCCACAAGACCGTGCAGAACGCGCCGCCAAGGTGATGTGGGACGACGATCCCGCCTCGCAAGGGTTGGGAATGTCATTAGATCAGATTGGCCCCGGTCATGCTGTTCTTTCGATGACAGTGCGCGGCGACATGTCGAACGGGCATGGAATTTGCCATGGCGGGTTTATTTTCGCGCTGGCAGACAGCGCCTTTGCCTTTGCCTGCAACAGCTACAATCACCGCGTGGTCGCACAACACAACTCGATCACCTATCTGGCGCCAGGAAAGCTGGGTGAACGCCTTGTGGCAACTGCCAACGAAACAAGCCGCGCCGGCCGGTCCGGCATCTATGACGTGACTGTAGCGGGAGAAGACGGGCGCAACGTCGCCCTGTTCCGCGGTCACTCGCGCCAGATTTCCGGCGCACATTTCGACGAGAACGAATGA
- a CDS encoding phosphatidate cytidylyltransferase, producing the protein MNAPAEFTTLIGGVLAILIVASVIGQVLKAKVGPGNDVIDNLVARINAWWGMVVLLALAMLGGQAGVVILFAILSFAGLREFLTLTAKRRADHWALVVSFFMILPVQYVLIWADWYGMFSVFIPVYAFLLLPIIMAVHGDTDGFLTRVAETQWGLMICVFAASHVPALLSLNFPGYEGKNVLLVAFLVVVVQLSDVLQYVWGKLIGRHKIAPRLSPSKTWEGFLGGILSASAVGAGLWWMTPFSPLEAAGLSLIITLMGFFGGLVMSAIKRDKGVKDWGHLIAGHGGFIDRLDSVVFSAPIFFHLTRYFWSVV; encoded by the coding sequence ATGAATGCTCCTGCAGAGTTCACGACCCTGATCGGAGGGGTGCTGGCAATCCTGATCGTTGCCTCCGTCATTGGACAGGTGCTGAAAGCGAAAGTGGGGCCAGGCAACGACGTAATCGACAACCTTGTGGCGCGGATCAACGCATGGTGGGGCATGGTTGTCTTGCTGGCGTTGGCCATGCTGGGCGGGCAGGCTGGAGTTGTCATCCTGTTTGCGATCCTCAGCTTCGCGGGGCTACGGGAGTTTCTGACCCTGACCGCCAAGCGGCGCGCCGATCACTGGGCCTTGGTGGTCAGCTTTTTTATGATCCTGCCAGTGCAATACGTCCTGATCTGGGCAGATTGGTATGGGATGTTTTCCGTGTTCATCCCGGTCTATGCCTTCCTTTTGTTGCCGATCATTATGGCCGTTCACGGCGACACGGACGGGTTTTTGACCCGCGTCGCAGAGACGCAATGGGGGCTCATGATCTGTGTATTTGCAGCCAGCCATGTACCTGCACTGCTGTCGTTGAACTTTCCCGGATATGAAGGCAAGAACGTGCTTCTGGTCGCGTTTCTAGTCGTCGTGGTGCAATTGTCGGACGTTCTGCAATATGTCTGGGGCAAGCTGATTGGGCGCCACAAGATTGCGCCGCGGCTGTCACCGTCAAAGACATGGGAGGGGTTTCTGGGCGGTATTCTCAGCGCCTCGGCAGTGGGCGCAGGCTTGTGGTGGATGACACCGTTTTCCCCTCTTGAGGCGGCGGGTCTGTCCCTGATCATCACCCTGATGGGTTTTTTCGGCGGGCTTGTGATGTCCGCTATCAAACGCGACAAAGGGGTGAAGGATTGGGGGCATCTGATCGCAGGTCACGGTGGGTTCATTGACCGGCTGGACAGTGTGGTCTTTTCCGCACCCATTTTTTTCCACCTGACGCGCTATTTCTGGTCCGTCGTTTGA
- a CDS encoding lysophospholipid acyltransferase family protein: protein MFRDSLSLLAGTTIALFARLITAVRGVWQGVEPAPRQRIYFANHSSNGDFVLIWTVLPPALRARTRPVAAADYWLKGRLKTFIGREVFSAVLIDRNPETRREDPIGQMVAALDDDASLILFPEGTRNMTDDTLLPFKPGLFHLAQARPDVELVPTWIDNLTSVMPKGKVIPVPLLCSVTFGEPLCVVENEDKAAFLARAEAALIAVAEEVAR, encoded by the coding sequence ATGTTTCGTGACAGTTTATCCTTGTTGGCGGGTACTACGATCGCGCTTTTTGCCCGTCTGATCACTGCCGTTCGCGGAGTGTGGCAGGGGGTCGAGCCAGCGCCGCGCCAGCGTATCTATTTTGCCAATCACAGCTCGAACGGTGACTTCGTGCTGATCTGGACGGTGTTACCGCCTGCGCTCAGGGCGCGCACCCGTCCGGTTGCGGCAGCGGATTACTGGCTGAAAGGCCGATTGAAGACGTTTATCGGGCGCGAGGTTTTTAGCGCTGTACTGATTGATCGCAATCCCGAAACACGCCGCGAAGATCCCATAGGTCAAATGGTCGCTGCGCTGGATGACGATGCAAGCCTTATCCTGTTTCCCGAAGGCACCCGAAACATGACAGACGACACGCTTTTGCCGTTCAAACCGGGGCTTTTCCATCTAGCGCAGGCGCGACCCGATGTGGAGCTTGTGCCGACATGGATTGACAACCTGACCTCGGTCATGCCGAAGGGCAAGGTGATCCCGGTGCCGCTTTTATGCTCGGTCACATTTGGGGAACCGCTCTGTGTGGTCGAGAACGAAGACAAGGCGGCTTTTCTGGCGCGCGCCGAAGCAGCCCTGATAGCTGTCGCAGAAGAGGTTGCTCGATGA
- a CDS encoding CDP-alcohol phosphatidyltransferase family protein, protein MVQRRPIATRDRKWAQRAATWLAQKDITPNQISQASILCAMFAGVAFWLSGGASAVWLIIAALSVQGRLLCNLFDGMVAVEGGRAEPDGPFWNEAPDRYADILILVGIGFGVGAPALGWATATMAVLTAYTREAGAAQGLEPDFTGPMAKQHRMALATMAAIVAVFAPVVFGLNTLELALWVIFLGTVFTALRRGKHMIAELKSR, encoded by the coding sequence ATGGTACAACGACGTCCCATCGCAACCCGTGACCGCAAATGGGCACAGCGAGCAGCCACTTGGCTTGCGCAGAAAGACATAACGCCGAACCAGATCAGCCAGGCGTCTATCTTGTGTGCGATGTTTGCCGGGGTGGCCTTCTGGCTGTCAGGCGGGGCATCGGCTGTCTGGCTGATCATTGCCGCTCTATCGGTGCAAGGACGACTGTTGTGCAACCTGTTTGACGGGATGGTCGCCGTTGAGGGGGGACGTGCGGAACCCGATGGTCCTTTCTGGAACGAGGCTCCGGATCGATATGCGGACATCCTCATCCTTGTCGGTATTGGGTTCGGGGTTGGCGCACCCGCGTTGGGCTGGGCCACTGCCACGATGGCGGTTCTGACCGCCTATACCCGCGAAGCCGGCGCTGCACAGGGGTTGGAGCCTGACTTTACCGGCCCGATGGCCAAGCAGCATCGCATGGCATTGGCCACCATGGCTGCCATCGTCGCGGTGTTTGCGCCGGTGGTCTTCGGACTAAACACTCTGGAACTTGCGCTGTGGGTCATTTTCCTGGGCACCGTGTTCACAGCGCTTCGGCGTGGTAAACATATGATTGCCGAGCTGAAATCGCGTTAA
- a CDS encoding carbonic anhydrase: MERAQPLPSYLVHRYQGWKATGYADNQSWYRQLAEQGQHPRAMVISCCDSRVHVTAIFGADQGEFFIHRNIANLVPPYAPDGDYHGTSAAIEYAVTALKVAHLIVLGHSSCGGVKGFHELCHGRAPELAEKTSFVGRWIDILKPGYERLGGNDAEIDSATLEKEAVLISLENLLTFPFIQDAVADGKLTLHGLWNDIGEGGLEFYDAKAKSFRPV, translated from the coding sequence ATGGAACGCGCGCAACCACTGCCATCATACCTTGTACATCGCTATCAAGGCTGGAAAGCCACGGGTTATGCCGACAATCAATCCTGGTATCGTCAACTGGCCGAACAAGGGCAGCATCCACGCGCCATGGTGATTTCCTGCTGCGATTCCCGGGTACACGTCACCGCCATTTTCGGTGCAGATCAGGGCGAGTTTTTCATTCACCGCAATATTGCCAATCTTGTTCCACCTTATGCGCCGGATGGCGACTATCACGGTACATCGGCGGCGATCGAATATGCGGTGACCGCCCTGAAGGTCGCCCATCTGATCGTGCTAGGCCACTCCAGCTGCGGCGGTGTGAAAGGGTTTCACGAACTGTGTCATGGGCGCGCACCAGAGTTGGCCGAAAAAACGTCCTTTGTCGGGCGCTGGATTGACATTCTGAAGCCGGGGTATGAGCGTCTTGGGGGAAATGACGCCGAGATTGACAGCGCAACACTTGAAAAAGAAGCCGTGCTGATCTCGTTGGAAAACCTGCTGACTTTTCCCTTTATTCAGGACGCGGTGGCAGATGGCAAGCTGACGTTGCACGGGTTGTGGAATGACATTGGTGAAGGCGGGTTAGAATTCTATGACGCCAAGGCCAAGTCTTTCCGTCCCGTCTGA